The Armatimonadota bacterium genome window below encodes:
- a CDS encoding NINE protein, whose amino-acid sequence MNGVSPSQRTACGIVAIVLGFTAFGTFGMHKFMMGKTKAGVTSLLLTFLTCGLAIPVLTVISIVEGIIYLTKSDQDWYHEYIIGGKDWF is encoded by the coding sequence ATGAATGGTGTTTCACCTTCTCAGAGAACGGCGTGTGGAATTGTTGCTATTGTCCTTGGTTTCACAGCCTTCGGAACCTTCGGCATGCACAAGTTCATGATGGGCAAGACGAAGGCAGGCGTGACCTCCTTGCTGCTGACGTTCCTGACATGCGGACTCGCGATCCCCGTCCTCACAGTCATCTCCATCGTTGAAGGCATCATCTATCTCACCAAATCCGATCAGGATTGGTATCACGAGTACATCATTGGTGGGAAGGATTGGTTCTAG